One genomic region from Vibrio cyclitrophicus encodes:
- a CDS encoding uroporphyrinogen-III synthase, with amino-acid sequence MTVLVTRPGPEGQSLCQQLADEGIQAIHHPLIRIVDNPPSSNLSTLLKNSDIIIAVSYHAVTAAQNILSKTASIWPSSPLYLGVGQKTAHVLSKVCKQKVNYPQVSDSEHLLKLTELNDVNNKSILILRGNGGRELIRDSLLNRGAQVSYCETYRREYIPISDHNTYQAWINEKTSKVVITSQEQLEYLRSITPDEYLAWLSTRQLFVPSQRIVERAQQLGFADVTNTHSATNQILLAALRP; translated from the coding sequence ATGACAGTGTTGGTAACTCGTCCCGGCCCAGAGGGACAATCGCTTTGCCAACAACTAGCGGATGAAGGGATTCAAGCAATCCACCATCCGCTTATTCGCATCGTTGATAATCCACCCTCATCGAATTTAAGCACCCTGCTTAAGAACAGCGATATTATCATCGCCGTCAGCTATCACGCTGTGACCGCGGCCCAAAACATCCTTTCTAAAACTGCATCTATTTGGCCATCTTCGCCGCTTTATCTTGGCGTTGGTCAAAAAACTGCGCACGTTTTAAGCAAAGTCTGTAAACAAAAAGTAAACTATCCTCAAGTTAGTGATAGTGAACATCTTCTTAAACTTACTGAACTTAATGATGTAAATAATAAATCCATTTTGATACTGCGTGGTAATGGTGGACGCGAGCTCATTAGAGACTCTTTACTTAACAGAGGCGCACAAGTCTCTTATTGTGAGACCTACCGTAGAGAATATATTCCTATTAGCGACCACAATACCTATCAAGCATGGATAAACGAAAAAACATCCAAAGTTGTCATCACTAGTCAGGAGCAATTGGAATATCTCCGCTCAATTACTCCTGATGAGTATTTGGCTTGGCTTTCAACAAGACAACTATTTGTCCCAAGCCAGCGCATAGTGGAACGAGCACAACAACTCGGTTTCGCTGACGTAACTAATACTCACAGTGCTACGAACCAAATATTACTGGCTGCTCTCCGGCCTTAG